The Streptococcus sp. oral taxon 431 nucleotide sequence CTGCCAACGCATGAGAAAGGCAACTTCACTGCCCCTTTCTCCATCTACGATCCCCTGTTCTACAAATCCATTCATTTCAAAGTAGGCCAGCAACTCATCCTCACAAAGCAGATAAATACCTGGTCTATCTTGCTGACGAGTAACTTCCTTCAAAGCTGCTAGCAACAAGGTTCCAAACCCTTGCCTCTGATAATTCGGATGAACAGATAAAGCATCAATAACGAGATTTCTATTACTAATAGCTTCTCCATCTGCCATCTCTACTATCCATCTACTTACTGAGGATGTAGCAAAATCTGTCGCTAAAATATAAGCAATCACCTGATCATCCAGGCTAGCTAAGAGAAACGTACCCGCATGGTTGCGGATACGTTCTTCTATTATTTCTTTATTCATTATTTCTAGGGAGCTTGAAATACTTTCTTGTATCAAGCAAATCTGATCAATATCTGATTGCTGAGCTTCCCTGATTTTAATTGGAAATTCCATGATCTTCCTTACTGAACATTGCTTGTCAAATTAGACAAGAGACGTTCGAATGAATATTCATACGTTTGGATGTCGCCAGCTCCCATGAAGACATAGACAGCATTGTCATGGTCTAGGAGTGGAGAAACATTTTCAACTGTGATAACTTGATGTTTCTTGTTGATTTTATTGGCAAGGTCTTCTACTTTGACATCACCATGGTCCACCTCACGAGCAGATCCATAGATTTGTGCTAGATAAACTGCATCAGCCTGATTCAAGGCTTGGGCAAAATCGTCCAACAAGGCGATTGTACGAGTAAAAGTATGCGGTTGGAAGATAGCCACGATTTCCTTGCTTGGATATTTCTGACGTGCAGCATCAAGAGTCGCTACGATTTCAGTTGGGTGATGCGCAAAGTCATCGATGATAACCGTGTTATTGACAATCTTTTCTGTAAAGCGACGTTTCACTCCTCCAAAAGTCTTCAAGTGTTCACGCACCAAATTCAAATCAAAGCCAGCAGTATAAAGCAAACCAATTACTGCAGTGGCATTCATGATATTGTGACGGCCGAAAGTTGGAATGTGGAATTGGCCCAACTCTTGACCACGGAAGTGAATGGTGAAGGTTGAACCTGTACTAGAACGAAGTAAATCGCTGGCTACAAAGTCATTGTTGTCTGCTTCAAAACCGTAATAATAGATTGGGGCATTTGCTGTAATCTTACGCAACTCAGCATCTTCACCATAGACAAACAAACCTTTGGTAATTTGTTTAGCATAATCATTGAAGGCGTTGAAGACATCTTCCAAGCTTGTGAAATAGTCAGGATGGTCAAAGTCAATGTTCGTAATAATAGAATATTCTGGGTGATACGGCATGAAATGGCGCTCATACTCGTCTGATTCAAAGACAAAATACTTGGCATTTTCAGAACCACGACCTGTACCATCTCCGATCAAGTAGCTTGTATCAGTGATGTGTGACAAGACGTGAGAAAGCATCCCTGTCGTTGACGTCTTACCGTGTGCACCTGCAACTCCCATACTGATAAAGTCACGCATAAAGCTACCAAGAAACTCATGGTAACGTTTGTAGCTGATACCATTTTGGTCTGCATAAGCAATTTCAACATTGTTATCTGGACGGAAGGCATTACCAGCGATAATTTCTAAATCACCTTGAAGATTTTTTTCATCAAAAGGTAAAATTGTAATTCCTGCTTGCTCTAGTCCACGTTGTGTAAAGTAGTACTTTTCAACATCAGAACCTTGCACCTTGTGCCCCATTTGATGCAACATCAAAGCCAAGGCACTCATACCTGATCCTTTGATTCCGATAAAATGATAGGTTTTTGCCATTTTCTTCCCCTCTATTCGCTCATTCTAGTCAAGTTAAGCTCTTGGGCCACTTGACGTTCTTGTTCTTTTTGTTTACTTTTTTTGTTATAAATTTGACTTTTCTTTAAAAAGTCATAATTGTTTTTCTTGGAACGACTTGTTTCACCGTCTGAAATTGGATGTTCCACTTGAGAAACTGTTTCTGCCAAAATATAGTGAGATTGACCTAACTTCTGACTATATTTCGCAAATTCTCCTGGATTTTCTTTTTGAAAAGGTGCTGTCGGTTGATTTGCTGAACGCACCTGGCTTGTTTTCGTTTGACGTCTCGTATGACTCACATCCTGAGTCAAATATCGAGCCGAGCGCTTCTTTTTCAAATCCGCACGAGCTTCTTCACGCGCTAATTCAGCATAGGATTTTTCTTTTTTCTCAATCGGTTTTACAAGAGGCTTGGCTTTCTCTTGCTTTTTTTCTTCAGTGATTGGAGACCATTCTAAGTAGTTTTTATCTTGATAATCACCTTTGATATTACTGATGAAATCAGACTCATCGTAGAGATTCATAACTGGCATTTCTGTCAACATGACTTCATCATCTGCCACTATTGGAAATCGTTTTTGTGTCATATTTATTTCCTTTCAATACTCCATTATAGCGTAATGTCTTGATTTTTCAAGTATAGGCTCATGAAATCCCTAAAATTTCTCGTATTTCAGCTAGACTCAGACTTCCTCGAGACTCTGTTCCATCCAAGATTTCAGAAACAAGATTTTTCTTTTTCTCTTGTAATTCTTGAATCTTTTCTTCAATTGTACCTCGAGTCACAAGGCGATAAACTTCAACAGCCTGCTCTTGTCCCATACGATGAGCTCGACCGATAGCCTGAGATTCAACTGCAGGATTCCACCATAAGTCTACTAGAATGACCGTATCCGCACCAGTGAGATTTAGTCCAACCCCACCAGCTTTTAGAGAAATCAAGAATACATCGCGCTCTCCTTGGTTAAAAGCCTTAGTCATTTCCTGACGTTCTTGAGAAGGAGTTGAGCCCGTAATTTTAAAGGAAGTCAAGCCTAAGTCAGGTAGCTCTTGCTCAATCCGATCCAACATACCTCTAAATTGTGAGAAGATAAGTACACGGTGTCTACCTTCAGCAATCTGAACCAGCAAATCTCGTAAACTATCCAGCTTCCCGCTCTCTCCTTGGTAGTCATCCATAAAGAGCGCAGGTGTATCACAAATCTGACGCAGACGCATGAGACCAGTCAAAATTTCGACGCGATTTCGTTGAAATTCCGAATCGCTTACCTGTCCCAGACGCTCCTGCATCTGTTGCAGTTGAGCAAGATAGATAGCTTTTTGTTGATCCTCCAGTTCATTCTTATAGACGACTTCAATCAAGTCAGGCAACTCTGTCAAAACCTCTTCTTTCTTGCGTCTCATGACAAAGGGTTTGATAAATTGAGCCACTCTCTCAGTTGATAGTTTCATAAACTCCTTCTTAGCAGGTAAGAGGCCTGGTAAGACAATCTGAAAAATCGACCATAGTTCTCCCAGATGGTTTTCAATCGGTGTTCCTGATAGTGCAAAGACAGATGGAACCACAAATCGTCGCAAACTTTGAGCAATCTTCGTTTGTGCATTTTTCATCACTTGAGCTTCATCTAGAAAAAGAAAATCAAAAGATAGGTTTCGATAAATCTCACTGTCCTGACGGAAAGTTGCATAGCTTGTAACATAAATCTGATGATTTTCTGCCAAAATTGACTCTCGATGAGATTTTAAGCCATGCACAACCGCTACATCCAAATCTGGAGCAAACTTTTGAAATTCATCAGCCCAGTTATAGATTAAGCCAGATGGAGCAAGGATCAGGACACTAGTATCTGTTTGAACCTGACTACTTAAAAAGGCGATGGTTTGCAAGGTCTTCCCAAGTCCCATATCGTCTGCTAAAATCCCACCAAATCCATAATGGTGAAGCATCTGAAACCACTGAATTCCCTTTTTCTGATAATCCCTGAGATCTGCTTTGATATTCAGCACTTTCATCGGAAAATCTTCTGGATGCGTCAAATCATGGGCCAAATTGCGAAATTCTTCGGTGAAAGAAATTTGATCCTGGTCCTTAAATAGATGAGATAGGGTATAAGCTAGGGATTTACGAGCTCGAAAAGCTCCATCTTGTAGGTCCTCTATCCCTAATTCTTCTAAATCCTGACGGATACGCTTGGTCTGATCATCAAAATAGTAAACCTGGTTAGAGGACGAAATATAATAATCCTGCTTCTCAACTAGCGCTTTCATCGCTCGATCGATTTCTTCTTGATCTATATCTTGAAAATCAAATTGAATTTCTAATAGGCTTCCCTTGGATGAGATGTGAACTTGAGGCTTCTGAACCTGATAAAGGTCTTGCAAGCTTTCAGAAATCTTTAATTCTCCAAGTGCTGCAAAGGCTGGCAAAACTTCATGGAAGAAGGCATGGACTGCATCAGCTTTCAAACTTTGACGCCATGAACGAAAATCTGCTTCAAATCCAGCTGATAGAGCTAGTTGAAAAATCTCTTTCTCTAGTTGAATATCGCTAGCAAAAGGAAGATTCTCTAGTTCATTACGATTCCTTACTAGGCAAGTTTCATACTGAAACTGCATATCCAAGCGAATAGAGCCATCCTCTTCTCCTTCCATGTAGAAAGAAGGACGGAAAGACTGAATTCGAAGCCCATCAGGAGCCTCTACATTTCCTACGTTTTTGAACTGGGATAAGGTCGAAGCTAGAAGATCTCGATCACTGGTATCAAATTGTAAAATCTTTCTACCACTTTTATCGATAGTTACTTTTTTTAATTTTTCTATAAGTCTAGCTTGTTCTTTAGACAGAAGATAAAATGTACCTTTAGTAAACAAGACTTGCCCCTTATAAAACGAATTAAGCCCTACCTGTTGAACAATTTCCATCTCAAAATAGTTGGACTTTTCTTCAATTTGAAAGGTAAACAAACCTGCTTGACCATCAAAATCTTGAAATACAAGGTGGTGATAATTCGAAATCTGATGGTCAAATTGAAATTCATCTAAACCCATCAGCAAACTAACACCCTGCTCAAAAAAAGACAACGGGAAATAGAGATGACGACCTTGATTCTGGAAAAAGAGGGCATTTTCAGCCTCATCTTCTACAATTCCCTGAAGGAAATTTAGAACAAATTGGCTACTTTCATCAAACTGACGAATATTCAAGGAAGTTTCATATAACTTCCCAATCATATAGGGTTTGCTAGTTTCTAAAACCTTCAGAAAAAGGGGTATATCTCGGATTACATAGAATTTCTGTGTCTGAATAAGACCGACTCTCAAAGTCCAAATAATACGATTAGTCCCTGCTTCAACCTGCCCTTGAGCAGACAACTGATAGATTTCAGAAAGTTTCGGAATTTGGACGGATTCTAAAAACTTTCCTCCAAAAGTAACCTGAGTTTCAACTTCTTCTTTCTTTTCGTGCACATTTTCCAGATTTCCTAAGAGTTCCTGACCAATCGGATCATTTTTAAGGTAATGTTCTAGTGCTGCCAAATGTACACAAAACCCTCTTTTTTGGAAAAAATCACAAGCACAAAAAACCAAATCATCATCCAGGCTATAGCGAATTTCTTCATCTGCTACACGCGCATAGAGACGATGGTCTTTCTCTTTGATAATTTCAATCTGACTAGTTTCGTAGAGTTGAGCTCCCTCCATCCGAAGTTTCCCTGGAATCAATTTAGCCATATGTTCCCCTTTTCTTTATCTCCTAATTATACCACATTTCTTCCTATGAAAATAGCCTTCTAGGGTACTTTTCCCCCAGAAGGCTAGCTTGTTAAAGGTTAGCGAAAGTGGTTAGAATTCGTTGGCAAACTTCTTCCAAGACAGATGTCGGCATAGCTACATTTAAGCGAGCATGTAGAGCTCCTTCTTCACCAAAGTCTAAGCCTCTATTAAGGATAACCTTGGCTTCATTTCTTAAGAGTCCTTTTAATTCTTCATCGCTAATATCATAGGCTGAAAAATCAAGCCAAATGAGATAGGTCCCTTGAGGTTTCATGACCTTGATTTTAGTTTCTTTGCCAAATACATCCACTACATAATTGATGTGTTTCTCAATCAGTTCTTTGAGTTCTGTCAACCAATCCTCCCCATAGCGATAGGCAGTTTCTGTTGCTAAATATCCCAAACCTGAGATTTCATGTTGATTATTAGCCAGCTGGCGTTTTTGGAAAGCCACTCTCAACTTGGGATTTTCGATAATGGCGTAAGAATTTTTCGTTCCAGCAATGTTAAAGGTCTTGGTCGCACTGCTTAAAACTAGTGAAAATTCTTTAAAATCTTCATTTACCGTGTTGAATGACTGGTGCTTGTTTCCAAATAGAGCTAAATCTTGGTGAATCTCATCAGATACCAGCAAGACTCCATGTTTTTGACACAGTTGTCCAATCTTCTCTAAGACTTCCTTTTCCCAAACGCGTCCACCAGGATTATGAGGATTGCAGAGAACGTAGAGCTTCACATCTTCTTCGACAAAGTCTTTTTCTAGTTGGACAAAGTCAATCTCAAAAAGTCCATCTTTTTCTACTAGAGAGTTGGTGATTAATCGACGATTGTTGAGCTTAATGCTCCGAGCAAAAGGTGGATAAACGGGTGTATTAATGAGTACTGCTTCACCCTCTTTGGTAAAGGCTTGAATGGCTGTTGAAATAGCTGGCACTACTCCTTCGATAAAGACTATAGCATCCTTTTCAAAGCGATAACCATGGTGTTTTTCCTCCCAGTTTTGAACAGCTTCAATCAAGCCATCACTAGCATAGGTATAGCCATAAACTAATTGCTCCGCATAGTCATGGACAGTCTGACGAATCTCAGGTAACACTTCAAAGTCCATATCAGCAATCCAGGCTGGTAATACTTCTCGGTCAGTCTCTGCTTCTTTCCATTTATAAGTATGATGTCCAAAACGATTGGGCAAGGTCGTAAAATCATATCTTCCCATAGTCTTATCCTTCCAAGGCTTGACGCAAATCTTCAATCAAATCTCTAGCATCCTCAATACCAATAGACAAGCGCAAGAGGTCATCGGTCAGTCCATAAGAATGACGAACCTCTGCAGGAATGTCTGCATGGGTTTGAGTGGTTGGATATGTAATTAGACTTTCTACACCACCCAGACTTTCAGCAAAAGAGAATACTTTCAAAGTATTTAAGATATGAGGGATGCGCTTCTCATCTGCCACTTTAAAGGAAATCATTCCCCCACGACCTGTATACAAAACTTCTTTGACTGCAGGTGATTGTTCCAAAAAGGCTACGATTTCCTGAGCATTAGCTGTTGAGCGCTCCATACGAAGTGACAAGGTCTTGAGACCACGAATCAATTGATAACTATCAAATGGTGACAAGACAGCCCCTGTCGTGTTGAGATTGTAAAAGAGTTTTTCGTACAAATCAGCATTATCTGTCACAACTACACCAGCTAGAACATCATTATGGCCTGCAAGGTATTTTGTCGCCGAATGAAGGACAATATCTGCTCCATCTTCAATTGGACGTTGGTAAATCGGGCTATAGAAGGTATTGTCGACGACAACTTTAGCACCCTTAGCATGAGCTAATTGAGCCAATTTTTCAATATCAAATTCCAACATCAAAGGGTTGGTTGGCGTTTCGATATAGAGTACATCCACATCCTTTTCTAGCTCGGCAATTAGTTCTTCTTCTGTGTTAGCATAGGTAAAGTGGAAACGTCCTTCCTGCTCAACTTGATTGAACCAACGGAAAGAACCACCATAAAGGTCACGGACAGCCAAAACCTTACTTCCTACTGGAAAAATGCTAAAGGCCAACACAATCGCAGACATACCTGAACTAGTTGCTAGAGCATAATGGGCTGATTCAATAGCTGCTAAGACTTCCTCTGCCTTGCTACGAGTTGGGTTTTTGGTACGGGTATAGTCAAATCCCGTTGATTGACCAAATTCTGGGTGCTGATAAGTCGTTGAAAAGTGAATTGGTGTAACCAAAGCACCTGTTGCCTCATCAGACTTAATCCCTGCTTGTGCTAAAATTGTGTTGATGTGAAATGATTTACTCATACAATACCTCCAAATCTATAGTAACTATTGTACCACTTATTTTGTATCCTTCGTTTTCTTGTTTTCAAGAGCTAGTTATAGTTTCAAACTATATAAAAACGATAGCTTCCTGAGAAACTATCGTTTTTCCTGTTGAATAGACTGATTATTTAACATGTTTTGCTAATTCTTCTTGGGCTTTTTTATTAGATGCTTCTTTTTCTTTTAACCATTTTTCTTTAGCTTTTTCATACTCATCAGCCGTTACAGTTTTATCTTGCAACTTGAGATATTTGTATGATTCGACACCCTTATTTCCAGCTTGTGAGAATGGCGATGAGAATGGAACTGTCTTTCTCAAGGTCGGTGTTCCACCTTGAGAAACGTTTGGAATAGCAAGGGCGCTATCAACGAGCCAAGCTTGAACTTCAGCATATTTTTCATAACGTTTTGCTGGATCTTGCTCCTTGTTCGCTTCTTCCAACATTTGAGTGTAAGTATCCAGACCAACTTCCTTAGCCTTGTCATTGACCTCACCTGGTTCTAGACCAATGTTTTGCAACATACCACCGTTATTGACATTTAAGATATCAAGATAGCTTGACGGATCTAAGTAGTCTGCACTCCAACCACCATTATAGATATCAAAGTCTTTTTGGGCTGCAGTTTGAGCGAGGTAGCCAGAATTATCGTAATCGTCTGTTGATAATTGTTGGATATCAATCACCACATTCTCAGCTCCTAGAACAGATTCGATGGATTGTTTCAAAGAGCTTGCTTCAAGTACACCTTTTTTAGCTGATTGGTCAACTGTTACATCCAAGTGGATTGGGAATTGCACACCCTTAGCTTCCAATTCTTTCTTGGCTTCCGCAAATTTAGCCTTAGCCTTGTCAGGATTGTAGTATGGGTCTTGCGCATCTGCAAAGTTGATTCCTTGCCATTCTTGGCCATAGTTGACCATCTTTTCTGAAACAACATCGCCAAAGTCTTTTCCGTTGATACTTACAAATGTTGGAGGTACAACTAGGTTACGAATAATCTTCGTTGCTCCGTCCTCCCCTTGAGATTGTGCTCCATAGGCTGTACGGTTGTATGCATAGTTGAAGGCTTGACGGAAGTTTTTATTCAGAACTGCTTCTTGGGTTGATTTCTTTTCGATATCTGAGGACTTAGACGTGAAGTTATAAGATTTTCTGTCCAAGTTGAAGTTCAAGTAATAAGAAGTTGCATTTTGCATACTATAGATGATGTTATCCTTGTTCTTCTCTTTAATTCCTTCAAAGCTTGAGCTATTTGGATAGAGACGCGCGTAGCTATAGACTCCTTCTACAAAGTTACGTGCTAGTGCATCTTGGTCACTACCATCATAATAGGCCAATTTCACATCATCCACAAAGACATTTTTTTCATCCCAGTAGTTGGGATTTTTCTTGAATTCGATAACAGATTTTGAAACAAAAGATTTCATTAAGAAAGGTCCATTGTACAAAATACTAGAAGGGTCTACCTTACCAAAATCATCCCCTTTTGATTTCAGGAAGTCTGCATTGACAGGGAAGAGAATGGTTGATGTTGTTTTAGAATTCCAATAAGATTCTGGTCGTGTCAAAGTGTACTGAACTGTTTGGTCGTCAATCGCCTTAACACCGACAGTTGAAAAGTCAGTTGTTTTCCCGTTGATATAGTCATCCAAACCTGCTACAGAATCTTGAACCAGGTACAAAGCTTCGGATTTTTTATCAGCAGCATATTTCAAACCAGTTACAAAATCTTGGGCAGTTACTGGAGCATATTCTTCACCTTCAGAGGTATACCACTTAGCATCTTTACGAAGTTTATAAGTGTATGTCAAACCGTCCTGAGAAACAGTCCAATCTTCTGCCAAGGATGGAACGTAGTTACCGTATTGGTCATTTTCCATCAACCCATCTACCAAATTGGTAACGATGTCATTGGTTGTTGCACGGTTTTCTGCAAGATAGTTCAAACTAGACGGATCGCTAGAATAGACATAGTTGTATGTTTTAGTTGAACTAGCTGAGTTGCTACAAGCCGCCAATAGTAGACCGGCACTTAGGGCAAGGCCTGCTAGCGTCAGATATTTTGCCTTAGACTTTTTCATTTCCAGAACCTCCAAAATTAAATATTTGTATCATTATACAGTTAAAGTTTTTTTTAGTCAAGCGTTTATGTGTTAAAAATTTATATTTTTCTACAATTTTTATTTTTTTCTCTCTTTTTTAAATAAAAAATGAACAATTTAAACTTTTTTCCCTTAAAAGTTCAAACTGTTCATTTTATTTATAAAGCATTATGATAATTTTAATCGTGCTCGTAACTGGTCAGCTTTTGCCTGTCCAATAACCTTATCTAAGAGACGAGTATAGAGACTCATGAATCCGTAGAGTCCTCCACCGATTGTTCCGATTAGAGCGACATAAATGAAACTCCAGAAACGTCCAGTTGGTTGGAAGACAAATCCTATCATCCATTGTAAGAAGCCTACCAGAATAAACATGACAAGAGTTAAAATAGTCACTAGGATGGTTCGTTTAAGGATGATCTTTCGACGAACTCCTGTAATCTGACAGATTTCGCGATACATCAAAACAATTGGAATGATAAGACCGATAGTCGTTGAAATGAGAGGACCATAACTATGAAAAAGCGCTATTGATGGTAATTGTAAAACAATCTTAGCAATTGAGCCATAAACAAAATACAAGACTGCCTTACGGTTACGGAACATAGCCTGAAGCATTGGTGACAAGACCATGTACAAGCCTAGAATTGTTGATTGCAAGACCGCAAAGATAAATAAGCCCATAGCCAAGCCATCTGGCTTACCGTAAAAGACTGTATAGAGTGGTTCACCTACCATGACTACTCCAACCGTTGCAGGTAAGAGGAATAGGAAAAGCATGGTAATACTATCTTGCACTAAGCGAGAAGCTGCTGGCAAATCCCCCTTGACATAGTTCTCAGTTAAAAGTGGTAATCCCACACTACCAATCGAAACTCCAACAGAAATGAGAATCATGGTGATTTTATTAGGATTGGCAGAGAAATAAGAAAACATGACAACTAAATCTTCATTATTGTAGTTGGTAAACCACTTCATACTATTGATAAAGGTCATCTGGTCTAAGATTTGGAAGAGTTGAATAGCTGAACCTGTTATGATAAAAGGAATAGCTTCCTTAATCGTATCCAGTAACAGATGTTTGCTATCAATCTTATCTCGTGTTTCAAAGACTTTTTGAAGCATTCCTTCTTTATAGAGGAAATAAAGTAAGACTGCAAAACTAGCTACCATTCCCA carries:
- a CDS encoding GNAT family N-acetyltransferase codes for the protein MEFPIKIREAQQSDIDQICLIQESISSSLEIMNKEIIEERIRNHAGTFLLASLDDQVIAYILATDFATSSVSRWIVEMADGEAISNRNLVIDALSVHPNYQRQGFGTLLLAALKEVTRQQDRPGIYLLCEDELLAYFEMNGFVEQGIVDGERGSEVAFLMRWQNPYFQEEI
- a CDS encoding putative polysaccharide biosynthesis protein, which translates into the protein MSNENNHQQAQMLRGTAWLTASNFISRLLGAIYIIPWYIWMGTYAAKANGLFTMGYNIYAWFLLISTAGIPVAVAKQVAKYNTMHEEEHSFALIRSFLGFMTVLGLAFALILYLFAPWLADLSGVGKDLIPIMQSLAWAVLIFPSMSVIRGFFQGMNNLKPYAMSQIAEQVIRVIWMLLATFIIMKLGSGDYLAAVTQSTFAAFVGMVASFAVLLYFLYKEGMLQKVFETRDKIDSKHLLLDTIKEAIPFIITGSAIQLFQILDQMTFINSMKWFTNYNNEDLVVMFSYFSANPNKITMILISVGVSIGSVGLPLLTENYVKGDLPAASRLVQDSITMLFLFLLPATVGVVMVGEPLYTVFYGKPDGLAMGLFIFAVLQSTILGLYMVLSPMLQAMFRNRKAVLYFVYGSIAKIVLQLPSIALFHSYGPLISTTIGLIIPIVLMYREICQITGVRRKIILKRTILVTILTLVMFILVGFLQWMIGFVFQPTGRFWSFIYVALIGTIGGGLYGFMSLYTRLLDKVIGQAKADQLRARLKLS
- the murC gene encoding UDP-N-acetylmuramate--L-alanine ligase; amino-acid sequence: MAKTYHFIGIKGSGMSALALMLHQMGHKVQGSDVEKYYFTQRGLEQAGITILPFDEKNLQGDLEIIAGNAFRPDNNVEIAYADQNGISYKRYHEFLGSFMRDFISMGVAGAHGKTSTTGMLSHVLSHITDTSYLIGDGTGRGSENAKYFVFESDEYERHFMPYHPEYSIITNIDFDHPDYFTSLEDVFNAFNDYAKQITKGLFVYGEDAELRKITANAPIYYYGFEADNNDFVASDLLRSSTGSTFTIHFRGQELGQFHIPTFGRHNIMNATAVIGLLYTAGFDLNLVREHLKTFGGVKRRFTEKIVNNTVIIDDFAHHPTEIVATLDAARQKYPSKEIVAIFQPHTFTRTIALLDDFAQALNQADAVYLAQIYGSAREVDHGDVKVEDLANKINKKHQVITVENVSPLLDHDNAVYVFMGAGDIQTYEYSFERLLSNLTSNVQ
- a CDS encoding DEAD/DEAH box helicase produces the protein MAKLIPGKLRMEGAQLYETSQIEIIKEKDHRLYARVADEEIRYSLDDDLVFCACDFFQKRGFCVHLAALEHYLKNDPIGQELLGNLENVHEKKEEVETQVTFGGKFLESVQIPKLSEIYQLSAQGQVEAGTNRIIWTLRVGLIQTQKFYVIRDIPLFLKVLETSKPYMIGKLYETSLNIRQFDESSQFVLNFLQGIVEDEAENALFFQNQGRHLYFPLSFFEQGVSLLMGLDEFQFDHQISNYHHLVFQDFDGQAGLFTFQIEEKSNYFEMEIVQQVGLNSFYKGQVLFTKGTFYLLSKEQARLIEKLKKVTIDKSGRKILQFDTSDRDLLASTLSQFKNVGNVEAPDGLRIQSFRPSFYMEGEEDGSIRLDMQFQYETCLVRNRNELENLPFASDIQLEKEIFQLALSAGFEADFRSWRQSLKADAVHAFFHEVLPAFAALGELKISESLQDLYQVQKPQVHISSKGSLLEIQFDFQDIDQEEIDRAMKALVEKQDYYISSSNQVYYFDDQTKRIRQDLEELGIEDLQDGAFRARKSLAYTLSHLFKDQDQISFTEEFRNLAHDLTHPEDFPMKVLNIKADLRDYQKKGIQWFQMLHHYGFGGILADDMGLGKTLQTIAFLSSQVQTDTSVLILAPSGLIYNWADEFQKFAPDLDVAVVHGLKSHRESILAENHQIYVTSYATFRQDSEIYRNLSFDFLFLDEAQVMKNAQTKIAQSLRRFVVPSVFALSGTPIENHLGELWSIFQIVLPGLLPAKKEFMKLSTERVAQFIKPFVMRRKKEEVLTELPDLIEVVYKNELEDQQKAIYLAQLQQMQERLGQVSDSEFQRNRVEILTGLMRLRQICDTPALFMDDYQGESGKLDSLRDLLVQIAEGRHRVLIFSQFRGMLDRIEQELPDLGLTSFKITGSTPSQERQEMTKAFNQGERDVFLISLKAGGVGLNLTGADTVILVDLWWNPAVESQAIGRAHRMGQEQAVEVYRLVTRGTIEEKIQELQEKKKNLVSEILDGTESRGSLSLAEIREILGIS
- a CDS encoding peptide ABC transporter substrate-binding protein, producing the protein MKKSKAKYLTLAGLALSAGLLLAACSNSASSTKTYNYVYSSDPSSLNYLAENRATTNDIVTNLVDGLMENDQYGNYVPSLAEDWTVSQDGLTYTYKLRKDAKWYTSEGEEYAPVTAQDFVTGLKYAADKKSEALYLVQDSVAGLDDYINGKTTDFSTVGVKAIDDQTVQYTLTRPESYWNSKTTSTILFPVNADFLKSKGDDFGKVDPSSILYNGPFLMKSFVSKSVIEFKKNPNYWDEKNVFVDDVKLAYYDGSDQDALARNFVEGVYSYARLYPNSSSFEGIKEKNKDNIIYSMQNATSYYLNFNLDRKSYNFTSKSSDIEKKSTQEAVLNKNFRQAFNYAYNRTAYGAQSQGEDGATKIIRNLVVPPTFVSINGKDFGDVVSEKMVNYGQEWQGINFADAQDPYYNPDKAKAKFAEAKKELEAKGVQFPIHLDVTVDQSAKKGVLEASSLKQSIESVLGAENVVIDIQQLSTDDYDNSGYLAQTAAQKDFDIYNGGWSADYLDPSSYLDILNVNNGGMLQNIGLEPGEVNDKAKEVGLDTYTQMLEEANKEQDPAKRYEKYAEVQAWLVDSALAIPNVSQGGTPTLRKTVPFSSPFSQAGNKGVESYKYLKLQDKTVTADEYEKAKEKWLKEKEASNKKAQEELAKHVK
- a CDS encoding cystathionine gamma-synthase, with protein sequence MSKSFHINTILAQAGIKSDEATGALVTPIHFSTTYQHPEFGQSTGFDYTRTKNPTRSKAEEVLAAIESAHYALATSSGMSAIVLAFSIFPVGSKVLAVRDLYGGSFRWFNQVEQEGRFHFTYANTEEELIAELEKDVDVLYIETPTNPLMLEFDIEKLAQLAHAKGAKVVVDNTFYSPIYQRPIEDGADIVLHSATKYLAGHNDVLAGVVVTDNADLYEKLFYNLNTTGAVLSPFDSYQLIRGLKTLSLRMERSTANAQEIVAFLEQSPAVKEVLYTGRGGMISFKVADEKRIPHILNTLKVFSFAESLGGVESLITYPTTQTHADIPAEVRHSYGLTDDLLRLSIGIEDARDLIEDLRQALEG
- a CDS encoding MalY/PatB family protein, which codes for MGRYDFTTLPNRFGHHTYKWKEAETDREVLPAWIADMDFEVLPEIRQTVHDYAEQLVYGYTYASDGLIEAVQNWEEKHHGYRFEKDAIVFIEGVVPAISTAIQAFTKEGEAVLINTPVYPPFARSIKLNNRRLITNSLVEKDGLFEIDFVQLEKDFVEEDVKLYVLCNPHNPGGRVWEKEVLEKIGQLCQKHGVLLVSDEIHQDLALFGNKHQSFNTVNEDFKEFSLVLSSATKTFNIAGTKNSYAIIENPKLRVAFQKRQLANNQHEISGLGYLATETAYRYGEDWLTELKELIEKHINYVVDVFGKETKIKVMKPQGTYLIWLDFSAYDISDEELKGLLRNEAKVILNRGLDFGEEGALHARLNVAMPTSVLEEVCQRILTTFANL